In a genomic window of Glycine max cultivar Williams 82 chromosome 13, Glycine_max_v4.0, whole genome shotgun sequence:
- the PIN2A gene encoding auxin efflux carrier component 2a isoform X1, translating to MITGKDIYDVFAAIVPLYVAMILAYGSVRWWKIFTPDQCSGINRFVAVFAVPLLSFHFISSNDPYAMNYHFIAADSLQKVVILGALFLWNTFTKHGSLDWTITLFSLSTLPNTLVMGIPLLKAMYGDFSGSLMVQIVVLQSVIWYTFMLFMFEYRGAKLLITEQFPETAGSITSFRVDSDVVSLNGREPLQTDAEIGEDGKLHVVVKRSAASSMISSFNKSHLTSMTPRASNLTGVEIYSVQSSREPTPRASSFNQTDFYAMFASKAPSPKHGYTNSFQSNGGIGDVYSLQSSKGATPRTSNFEEEMLKMHKKRGGRSMSGELFNGGLVSSNYPPPNPMFSGSTSAGGPKKKDSSGGGAAAAPNTNKELHMFVWSSSASPVSEGNLRHAVNRAASTDFGTVDPSKAVPHETVASKAVHELIENMSPGRRGNGDQRELEMDEGAKFAISGSPYTTCQNQKKVDMEDGNNANKNQQMPPASVMTRLILIMVWRKLIRNPNTYSSLLGLTWSLISFRWHIEMPTIVKGSISILSDAGLGMAMFSLGLFMALQPKIIACGKSVAAFSMAVRFLTGPAVIAATSIGIGLRGVLLHVAIVQAALPQGIVPFVFAKEYNLHADILSTAVIFGMLIALPITILYYVLLGV from the exons ATGATCACCGGTAAGGATATTTATGATGTTTTCGCGGCTATTGTGCCCCTCTACGTGGCTATGATATTAGCATATGGCTCAGTTCGGTGGTGGAAAATTTTCACACCTGATCAATGTTCTGGCATAAACCGCTTTGTTGCCGTGTTCGCAGTTCCACTTCTTTCCTTCCACTTCATCTCCTCCAATGACCCTTATGCTATGAACTACCACTTCATAGCAGCTGATTCTCTTCAAAAAGTTGTCATTTTGGGTGCTCTTTTTCTATGGAACACCTTCACAAAACATGGTAGCCTAGACTGGACCATCACCCTCTTCTCACTTTCAACTCTTCCAAACACACTTGTTATGGGAATCCCTCTATTGAAGGCCATGTATGGGGACTTTTCAGGGAGCCTCATGGTCCAAATTGTGGTGTTGCAAAGTGTCATATGGTACACCTTCATGCTGTTCATGTTTGAATATAGAGGTGCAAAACTCCTCATCACAGAACAGTTCCCTGAGACTGCAGGCTCCATTACCTCCTTCAGGGTTGACTCAGATGTTGTCTCACTCAATGGTAGAGAGCCACTGCAAACAGATGCTGAGATAGGAGAAGATGGAAAACTTCACGTGGTGGTTAAAAGATCAGCAGCTTCTTCTATGATATCTTCCTTCAACAAGTCCCATTTAACTTCCATGACACCAAGAGCATCTAACCTCACTGGGGTTGAGATCTATTCTGTTCAGTCATCAAGAGAACCAACCCCAAGAGCTTCAAGTTTTAATCAAACAGATTTCTATGCCATGTTTGCAAGCAAGGCACCCAGTCCAAAACATGGCTACACGAACAGCTTCCAGAGTAATGGTGGCATTGGTGATGTTTACTCGTTGCAGTCTTCAAAAGGGGCAACGCCAAGGACTTCGAATTTTGAAGAGGAGATGTTGAAGATGCACAAGAAGAGAGGAGGGAGGAGCATGAGTGGCGAGTTGTTTAATGGTGGGTTGGTTTCTTCTAATTACCCGCCTCCGAATCCAATGTTTTCAGGGTCTACAAGTGCCGGTGGCCCCAAGAAGAAAGATAGCAGTGGTGGCGGTGCTGCTGCTGCACCTAACACTAACAAGGAGTTACACATGTTTGTTTGGAGTTCAAGTGCATCACCAGTTTCTGAGGGGAATCTGAGACATGCAGTTAATAGAGCTGCCTCTACTGACTTTGGAACTGTCGATCCTTCTAAGGCTGTTCCACACGAAACTGTTGCCTCAAAAG CTGTTCATGAATTGATTGAGAACATGAGTCCTGGTCGTAGAGGGAACGGAGATCAGAGGGAGCTTGAAATGGATGAAGGAGCCAAATTTGCCATAAGTGGATCTCCATACACCACCTGCCAGAACCAGAAGAAGGTGGACATGGAAGATGGCAATAATGCAAACAAAAACCAACAGATGCCACCTGCAAGTGTCATGACAAGACTCATCCTCATCATGGTTTGGAGAAAACTCATAAGAAATCCTAATACTTACTCCAGTCTTTTGGGACTTACATGGTCTCTCATATCATTTAG GTGGCACATTGAAATGCCAACTATTGTAAAAGGTTCCATCTCAATACTGTCTGATGCTGGTCTGGGAATGGCCATGTTCAGTCTAG GTCTGTTCATGGCATTACAACCCAAGATCATTGCCTGTGGAAAATCTGTGGCAGCATTTTCTATGGCTGTTAGGTTCTTGACAGGTCCAGCTGTGATTGCTGCAACTTCAATAGGCATTGGACTCCGTGGAGTTCTTTTGCATGTTGCAATTGTCCAG GCTGCACTTCCCCAAGGTATCGTTCCCTTTGTGTTCGCCAAAGAATACAATCTCCATGCAGATATACTTAGTACTGC GGTTATATTTGGGATGCTAATTGCATTGCCCATAACCATACTCTACTACGTGCTGCTTGGAGTCTAA
- the PIN2A gene encoding auxin efflux carrier component 2a, whose product MITGKDIYDVFAAIVPLYVAMILAYGSVRWWKIFTPDQCSGINRFVAVFAVPLLSFHFISSNDPYAMNYHFIAADSLQKVVILGALFLWNTFTKHGSLDWTITLFSLSTLPNTLVMGIPLLKAMYGDFSGSLMVQIVVLQSVIWYTFMLFMFEYRGAKLLITEQFPETAGSITSFRVDSDVVSLNGREPLQTDAEIGEDGKLHVVVKRSAASSMISSFNKSHLTSMTPRASNLTGVEIYSVQSSREPTPRASSFNQTDFYAMFASKAPSPKHGYTNSFQSNGGIGDVYSLQSSKGATPRTSNFEEEMLKMHKKRGGRSMSGELFNGGLVSSNYPPPNPMFSGSTSAGGPKKKDSSGGGAAAAPNTNKELHMFVWSSSASPVSEGNLRHAVNRAASTDFGTVDPSKAVPHETVASKAVHELIENMSPGRRGNGDQRELEMDEGAKFAISGSPYTTCQNQKKVDMEDGNNANKNQQMPPASVMTRLILIMVWRKLIRNPNTYSSLLGLTWSLISFRWHIEMPTIVKGSISILSDAGLGMAMFSLGLFMALQPKIIACGKSVAAFSMAVRFLTGPAVIAATSIGIGLRGVLLHVAIVQAALPQGIVPFVFAKEYNLHADILSTAVHENAHIRCPNRCHFDSLLSNQEREKNEDKQ is encoded by the exons ATGATCACCGGTAAGGATATTTATGATGTTTTCGCGGCTATTGTGCCCCTCTACGTGGCTATGATATTAGCATATGGCTCAGTTCGGTGGTGGAAAATTTTCACACCTGATCAATGTTCTGGCATAAACCGCTTTGTTGCCGTGTTCGCAGTTCCACTTCTTTCCTTCCACTTCATCTCCTCCAATGACCCTTATGCTATGAACTACCACTTCATAGCAGCTGATTCTCTTCAAAAAGTTGTCATTTTGGGTGCTCTTTTTCTATGGAACACCTTCACAAAACATGGTAGCCTAGACTGGACCATCACCCTCTTCTCACTTTCAACTCTTCCAAACACACTTGTTATGGGAATCCCTCTATTGAAGGCCATGTATGGGGACTTTTCAGGGAGCCTCATGGTCCAAATTGTGGTGTTGCAAAGTGTCATATGGTACACCTTCATGCTGTTCATGTTTGAATATAGAGGTGCAAAACTCCTCATCACAGAACAGTTCCCTGAGACTGCAGGCTCCATTACCTCCTTCAGGGTTGACTCAGATGTTGTCTCACTCAATGGTAGAGAGCCACTGCAAACAGATGCTGAGATAGGAGAAGATGGAAAACTTCACGTGGTGGTTAAAAGATCAGCAGCTTCTTCTATGATATCTTCCTTCAACAAGTCCCATTTAACTTCCATGACACCAAGAGCATCTAACCTCACTGGGGTTGAGATCTATTCTGTTCAGTCATCAAGAGAACCAACCCCAAGAGCTTCAAGTTTTAATCAAACAGATTTCTATGCCATGTTTGCAAGCAAGGCACCCAGTCCAAAACATGGCTACACGAACAGCTTCCAGAGTAATGGTGGCATTGGTGATGTTTACTCGTTGCAGTCTTCAAAAGGGGCAACGCCAAGGACTTCGAATTTTGAAGAGGAGATGTTGAAGATGCACAAGAAGAGAGGAGGGAGGAGCATGAGTGGCGAGTTGTTTAATGGTGGGTTGGTTTCTTCTAATTACCCGCCTCCGAATCCAATGTTTTCAGGGTCTACAAGTGCCGGTGGCCCCAAGAAGAAAGATAGCAGTGGTGGCGGTGCTGCTGCTGCACCTAACACTAACAAGGAGTTACACATGTTTGTTTGGAGTTCAAGTGCATCACCAGTTTCTGAGGGGAATCTGAGACATGCAGTTAATAGAGCTGCCTCTACTGACTTTGGAACTGTCGATCCTTCTAAGGCTGTTCCACACGAAACTGTTGCCTCAAAAG CTGTTCATGAATTGATTGAGAACATGAGTCCTGGTCGTAGAGGGAACGGAGATCAGAGGGAGCTTGAAATGGATGAAGGAGCCAAATTTGCCATAAGTGGATCTCCATACACCACCTGCCAGAACCAGAAGAAGGTGGACATGGAAGATGGCAATAATGCAAACAAAAACCAACAGATGCCACCTGCAAGTGTCATGACAAGACTCATCCTCATCATGGTTTGGAGAAAACTCATAAGAAATCCTAATACTTACTCCAGTCTTTTGGGACTTACATGGTCTCTCATATCATTTAG GTGGCACATTGAAATGCCAACTATTGTAAAAGGTTCCATCTCAATACTGTCTGATGCTGGTCTGGGAATGGCCATGTTCAGTCTAG GTCTGTTCATGGCATTACAACCCAAGATCATTGCCTGTGGAAAATCTGTGGCAGCATTTTCTATGGCTGTTAGGTTCTTGACAGGTCCAGCTGTGATTGCTGCAACTTCAATAGGCATTGGACTCCGTGGAGTTCTTTTGCATGTTGCAATTGTCCAG GCTGCACTTCCCCAAGGTATCGTTCCCTTTGTGTTCGCCAAAGAATACAATCTCCATGCAGATATACTTAGTACTGC GGTCCATGAAAATGCCCACATTCGATGCCCAAATCGTTGTCATTTCGACTCATTGCTATCGAATCaagagagggaaaaaaatgaagataaacaataa